The Agrobacterium larrymoorei nucleotide sequence GGTTTCATGGCCCGCATGGAGATCATGTCCGGTACCGAGCGCAGACGGCGCTGGTCGGACGAGGCGAAGCTGAGGATACTGGCGGAAGCTGATGAGCCGGGTGCTCGCATTGGTGACGTGGCGCGCCGGCATGACGTTCATCCTGGCCAGATCCGCTTGTGGCGAAAGTCGTTCAACTATGTTGATCGACCGACGGTGTTCCTTCCAGTGGAAATCGTGGAGGAGTTTGGCGTAAGTCAGGCGTCTACGACGGCAACGAGGCTGGCGATCGTCGAGATCTTGCTTCGAAACGGTCGGAGTTTGAAGGTTCCTGTTGACGTTGAGTTGAAACTGCTCGGCCCGCTCGTCGCTTGCGTGGAGGCGGCATGATCGGGCCGTCAGGGAATGTACAGGTTTATCTGGCCTGCGGAGTGACTGACATGCGTCGCGGTATCGACGGTTTGTCAGCGCTGGTCGAGGG carries:
- the tnpA gene encoding IS66-like element accessory protein TnpA, encoding MARMEIMSGTERRRRWSDEAKLRILAEADEPGARIGDVARRHDVHPGQIRLWRKSFNYVDRPTVFLPVEIVEEFGVSQASTTATRLAIVEILLRNGRSLKVPVDVELKLLGPLVACVEAA